One genomic window of Ottowia oryzae includes the following:
- a CDS encoding YbaN family protein, with protein MKESPPPPRAIPSPEKVAFRRRMAVLAWRALALVFLGLGLIGIALPVMPTVPFLIASAWAASRGWPAFEAWLLAHRIFGPPIVQWRQHGAIPRRIKWLSCSMMACSALGMQFFPAIPLWLRIAVPVVMLAVGIWLWRRPDA; from the coding sequence ATGAAGGAATCGCCCCCGCCGCCGCGCGCCATCCCCAGCCCCGAGAAAGTGGCGTTTCGCCGCCGCATGGCCGTGCTGGCCTGGCGCGCGCTGGCCCTGGTTTTTTTGGGGCTGGGCCTGATCGGCATTGCCTTGCCCGTCATGCCCACGGTGCCGTTTTTGATCGCGTCCGCCTGGGCCGCCAGCCGGGGCTGGCCCGCGTTTGAGGCCTGGCTCTTGGCGCACCGCATCTTTGGCCCGCCCATCGTGCAGTGGCGTCAGCACGGCGCCATTCCGCGGCGCATCAAATGGCTGAGCTGCAGCATGATGGCCTGCAGCGCGCTGGGCATGCAGTTCTTCCCGGCCATCCCGCTGTGGCTGCGCATCGCCGTGCCGGTGGTGATGCTGGCCGTGGGCATCTGGCTCTGGCGGAGGCCCGACGCTTGA
- a CDS encoding PPK2 family polyphosphate kinase, which produces MAKKNDSKADTGAAPWNVPVGGKGFSLARVPTNAKPFSTGDKDKDKALLADLAKEVDALQDIFWADQRFKLLVLLQGMDTAGKDGTIRAVFKETSPLGVRTHAWKAPTELERRHNFLWRIQQQLPASGEMMIHNRSHYEDVLVPVVDEYISAKTTAQRYRQINDFERMLSETGTVVLKFMLHIGSDEQRERLQARIDDPTKNWKFSEGDIAVRKQWDAYQRAYNDLLCATSTEYAPWVVVPADSKTHRNVMIATLVRDKLQSLKLRYPPPDPALKGLKIV; this is translated from the coding sequence ATGGCAAAGAAGAACGACAGCAAGGCGGACACGGGCGCCGCGCCGTGGAACGTGCCGGTGGGCGGCAAGGGCTTTTCGCTGGCGCGCGTGCCCACCAACGCCAAGCCGTTTTCCACCGGCGACAAGGACAAGGACAAAGCCCTGCTGGCCGATCTGGCCAAAGAGGTGGACGCGCTGCAGGACATCTTCTGGGCCGACCAGCGCTTCAAGCTGCTGGTGCTGCTGCAGGGCATGGACACGGCGGGCAAGGACGGCACCATCCGGGCCGTATTCAAGGAAACCAGCCCGCTGGGCGTGCGCACCCACGCCTGGAAGGCGCCGACCGAGCTGGAGCGGCGCCACAACTTCCTGTGGCGCATCCAGCAGCAGTTGCCCGCCTCGGGCGAGATGATGATCCACAACCGCAGCCACTACGAAGACGTGCTGGTGCCCGTGGTGGACGAATACATCAGCGCCAAGACCACGGCGCAGCGCTACCGCCAGATCAACGATTTCGAGCGCATGCTGAGCGAGACCGGCACCGTGGTGCTGAAGTTCATGCTGCATATCGGCTCTGACGAGCAGCGCGAGCGCCTGCAGGCGCGCATCGACGACCCGACCAAGAACTGGAAGTTCAGCGAAGGCGACATCGCCGTGCGCAAGCAGTGGGACGCCTATCAGCGCGCCTACAACGACCTGCTGTGCGCCACGTCCACCGAGTACGCGCCCTGGGTGGTGGTGCCCGCCGACAGCAAGACGCACCGCAACGTGATGATCGCCACGCTGGTGCGCGACAAGCTCCAAAGCCTCAAGCTGCGCTATCCGCCGCCCGACCCGGCGCTCAAGGGCCTGAAGATCGTCTGA
- a CDS encoding rhodanese-like domain-containing protein, giving the protein MTGGQAVLVDVRTDAEREWVGFVPGARVAAWKQWPGMALNPDFDAQLREAAAEGQPVMLLCRSGVRSVPAAQRATELGLTAYNILGGFEGAPDANAQRNHQNGWRHAGLPWRQN; this is encoded by the coding sequence ATGACCGGCGGCCAGGCCGTGCTGGTGGACGTGCGCACCGATGCCGAGCGCGAATGGGTGGGCTTTGTGCCCGGCGCCCGGGTGGCCGCCTGGAAGCAGTGGCCCGGCATGGCGCTGAACCCCGACTTCGACGCGCAGCTGCGTGAAGCCGCCGCCGAAGGCCAGCCCGTCATGCTGCTGTGCCGCAGCGGCGTGCGCTCGGTGCCCGCCGCCCAGCGCGCGACCGAGCTGGGCCTGACGGCCTACAACATCCTCGGCGGCTTTGAAGGCGCGCCCGACGCCAACGCCCAGCGCAACCACCAGAACGGCTGGCGCCACGCCGGCCTGCCCTGGCGGCAGAACTGA
- the lysM gene encoding peptidoglycan-binding protein LysM yields the protein MGLFSFIKEAGEKLFGGKEVEQAAASSAPNLADLNAKAGDAIKTYIDKQNLGLSDLAVTFDGATGKVTLAGSAPSEEAAEKAGLAAGNVASVSGVDNNLQYPAGTASQYHDVVSGDTLSAIAKKYYGDANKYNAIFEANKPMLSDPNKIYPGQKLRIPAL from the coding sequence ATGGGATTGTTCAGTTTCATCAAGGAAGCCGGTGAGAAGCTCTTCGGCGGCAAGGAAGTCGAACAGGCTGCCGCCTCCAGCGCGCCCAACCTGGCCGACCTGAACGCCAAGGCCGGCGACGCCATCAAGACCTACATCGACAAGCAGAATCTGGGCCTGTCCGACCTGGCCGTGACCTTCGACGGCGCCACCGGCAAAGTCACCCTGGCAGGCAGCGCGCCCAGCGAGGAAGCCGCTGAAAAAGCTGGCCTGGCCGCCGGCAACGTGGCCAGCGTGAGCGGCGTGGACAACAACCTGCAATACCCCGCAGGCACCGCTTCGCAGTACCACGACGTGGTCAGCGGCGACACCCTGTCGGCCATCGCCAAGAAATACTATGGCGACGCCAACAAGTACAACGCCATCTTTGAAGCCAACAAGCCGATGCTGAGCGACCCGAACAAAATCTACCCGGGCCAGAAACTGCGCATTCCGGCACTCTGA
- a CDS encoding Bug family tripartite tricarboxylate transporter substrate binding protein yields MPTLRTLFSAAASALTLLVAQPGLAQDAYPSKPIKIIVALPAGGSVDMVARLIGQQLSVDLGQPVLIDNRAGASGQIGLPAVAKAPPDGYTLTVSPASFLTTNKSLFKTLPYDPEKDFTPITKLVNQAMVMVVPEKSRFATVADVVAAAKAKPGTLTFASSGDGSPQHLAGLMLQSRAGIQLLHVPYKGGAPAITDLIGGQVDMVLAPVPEALPHIKAGKLRPLGVLSEQRVALLPAVPTMREAGVNNLVLSAWIGLLAPAKTPPAVIERLKKSTLKALDGEAKAKLLDAGMVPAGHDAKPLAQVISEDIRTHAELIKAAGITPQ; encoded by the coding sequence ATGCCGACCCTACGCACACTTTTCTCCGCCGCCGCCAGCGCGCTCACCCTGCTGGTGGCCCAGCCGGGCCTGGCGCAAGACGCCTACCCCAGCAAGCCCATCAAGATCATCGTGGCGCTGCCCGCCGGCGGCAGTGTGGACATGGTGGCGCGGCTGATCGGCCAGCAACTGTCGGTGGACCTGGGCCAGCCGGTGTTGATCGACAACCGCGCCGGCGCCAGCGGGCAGATTGGCCTGCCCGCCGTGGCCAAGGCGCCGCCCGACGGCTACACGCTGACGGTGTCGCCCGCGTCCTTCCTGACCACCAATAAAAGCCTGTTCAAGACACTGCCGTACGACCCCGAGAAAGACTTCACTCCCATCACCAAGTTGGTCAACCAGGCGATGGTGATGGTGGTGCCCGAAAAATCGCGCTTTGCCACCGTGGCCGACGTGGTGGCCGCCGCCAAGGCCAAGCCCGGCACGCTGACGTTCGCCTCGTCGGGCGATGGCAGCCCGCAGCATCTGGCGGGGCTGATGCTGCAAAGCCGCGCAGGCATCCAGCTGCTGCACGTGCCTTACAAGGGCGGTGCGCCAGCCATCACCGACCTGATCGGCGGCCAAGTGGATATGGTGCTGGCCCCGGTGCCCGAAGCGCTGCCCCACATCAAGGCCGGCAAGCTGCGGCCGCTGGGTGTGCTGAGCGAGCAGCGCGTGGCGCTGCTGCCGGCGGTGCCCACCATGCGCGAAGCGGGGGTGAACAACCTGGTGCTGTCCGCCTGGATCGGCCTGCTGGCCCCAGCCAAGACACCACCGGCTGTGATCGAGCGGCTGAAGAAATCCACCCTGAAGGCGCTGGACGGTGAAGCCAAGGCCAAGCTGCTGGACGCCGGCATGGTGCCCGCCGGGCACGACGCCAAGCCACTGGCGCAGGTAATCAGCGAAGACATCCGCACGCACGCGGAGCTGATCAAGGCCGCGGGCATCACGCCGCAGTAA
- a CDS encoding MFS transporter produces the protein MTSQTLPQGATPSAAPRALTRGDYKTLGLSALGGTLEFYDFVVFVFFANVIGSLFFPATMPDWLRQLQTLGIFAAGYLARPLGGILIAHYGDILGRKKMFTLSIFLMAVPTLVIGLLPTYASIGIAAPLLLLLMRVLQGAAIGGEMPGAWVFVAEHAPARHYGFAIGALTSGITGGIFLGSIIGVWLNSTYSTAEIHDWAWRIPFILGGAFGLVSVYLRRFLHETPVFKELQARKQAGRELPLKTILREHRAACVLVALMTWVLSTAVVVVVLFTPTYLQKVFHIAPTAALRANALATITLTIGCVFWGWLSDRMGTRFAMVLGWLGMSVTSYVFYLSLPGTDASLLWSYALVGFFVGSISLLPVVGVRAFPAAVRFTGLSFAYNMAYAVFGGLTPMLVSVWQQTDIMAPAHYVAAMGILGAALGFWPLASRGWQPRGALHNPI, from the coding sequence ATGACTTCGCAAACCCTTCCCCAAGGCGCCACCCCATCGGCGGCGCCCCGCGCATTGACGCGCGGTGACTACAAGACCCTCGGCCTTTCTGCCCTGGGCGGCACCCTCGAGTTCTACGACTTCGTGGTGTTCGTGTTTTTTGCCAACGTGATCGGCTCGTTGTTCTTCCCGGCCACGATGCCCGATTGGCTGCGCCAGCTGCAGACGCTGGGCATCTTTGCCGCGGGCTATCTTGCGCGCCCGCTGGGCGGCATTCTGATCGCGCACTATGGCGACATCCTGGGCCGCAAGAAGATGTTCACCTTGTCCATCTTTTTGATGGCGGTGCCCACACTGGTGATCGGCCTGCTGCCCACCTATGCCTCCATTGGTATCGCGGCACCCTTGTTGCTGCTGTTGATGCGCGTGCTGCAGGGCGCGGCCATTGGCGGTGAAATGCCAGGCGCCTGGGTGTTCGTTGCCGAGCATGCGCCCGCGCGTCACTACGGCTTTGCCATTGGCGCACTGACTTCGGGCATCACCGGCGGCATCTTCCTGGGCTCCATCATCGGCGTGTGGCTCAACAGCACCTACAGCACCGCCGAAATCCACGATTGGGCCTGGCGCATTCCCTTCATCCTGGGCGGCGCCTTTGGCCTAGTGTCGGTTTACCTGCGCCGCTTTTTACATGAGACGCCCGTGTTCAAGGAACTGCAGGCCCGCAAGCAGGCTGGGCGCGAGTTGCCGCTGAAGACCATTTTGCGTGAGCACCGCGCAGCGTGTGTGCTGGTGGCGCTGATGACCTGGGTGCTGTCCACGGCAGTGGTGGTGGTGGTTTTGTTTACGCCCACCTATCTGCAGAAGGTGTTCCACATTGCCCCAACTGCGGCGCTGCGGGCCAATGCGCTTGCCACCATCACGCTGACGATAGGTTGCGTATTCTGGGGCTGGCTATCGGACCGCATGGGCACTCGTTTTGCCATGGTGCTGGGCTGGCTGGGCATGAGTGTCACTTCGTATGTTTTCTACCTCAGCCTGCCGGGCACCGATGCCTCGCTGCTGTGGTCGTATGCGCTGGTGGGCTTCTTCGTGGGCAGCATCTCCCTGCTGCCGGTGGTGGGTGTGCGCGCCTTTCCCGCTGCGGTGCGCTTTACCGGCCTGTCTTTTGCCTACAACATGGCCTACGCGGTGTTTGGCGGGCTGACGCCAATGCTGGTGTCGGTCTGGCAGCAGACGGACATCATGGCGCCTGCCCACTATGTGGCCGCCATGGGTATCTTGGGCGCGGCATTGGGCTTTTGGCCGCTGGCCAGCAGGGGCTGGCAGCCTAGGGGCGCTCTGCACAATCCAATTTGA
- a CDS encoding metal-sensitive transcriptional regulator, with protein MSMVKDEAGKKALCDRLARVEGQLRGLQKLIQAEAESEKVAQQMTAARKALDKAFFALVATLIAEGQVDSDEVAALLLRFA; from the coding sequence ATGAGCATGGTGAAGGACGAGGCAGGGAAGAAAGCACTGTGTGACCGCCTGGCGCGGGTGGAGGGGCAGTTGCGAGGCCTGCAGAAACTGATTCAGGCCGAGGCCGAATCCGAAAAAGTGGCGCAGCAGATGACCGCGGCGCGCAAGGCGCTGGACAAGGCTTTCTTCGCGCTGGTCGCCACGCTGATCGCCGAAGGCCAGGTCGATTCGGACGAAGTGGCGGCCCTGCTGCTGCGCTTTGCCTGA
- a CDS encoding type III pantothenate kinase, protein MTFLAIDVGNTRLKWTLYDRAEPGAGVLAHGAEFLEQIDRLGERAWASLPEPHAMLGCIVAGQAVKHRVQEQMEGWSIEPSWVVASEAEAGLTNGYDYPSRLGADRWVAMIGARHHMLRRGPSRPILLVMVGTAVTVEAIDQHGRYLGGLILPGHGIMLRALESGTAGLHVPTGDVCEFPTNTSDGLTSGGTFAIAGACERMFQHLFKHCAAEPLCLMTGGAGWKMLPAMTRPFELIETMIFDGLLVVAKERGERVRRL, encoded by the coding sequence ATGACATTTTTGGCGATCGACGTTGGCAATACGCGACTGAAATGGACGCTGTACGACCGTGCCGAACCCGGCGCTGGCGTGCTGGCGCACGGCGCTGAGTTCCTGGAGCAAATCGACCGCCTGGGCGAACGTGCATGGGCGTCGCTGCCCGAGCCGCACGCCATGCTGGGCTGCATCGTGGCGGGGCAGGCGGTCAAGCACCGCGTGCAGGAGCAGATGGAAGGCTGGAGCATTGAGCCCAGCTGGGTCGTGGCCTCCGAAGCCGAAGCGGGCCTGACCAACGGCTACGACTACCCCTCGCGCCTGGGCGCCGACCGCTGGGTGGCGATGATCGGCGCGCGCCACCACATGCTGCGCCGCGGCCCCTCGCGGCCCATCCTGCTGGTGATGGTGGGCACGGCCGTGACGGTGGAGGCCATCGACCAGCACGGGCGCTACCTGGGCGGGCTGATCCTGCCCGGGCACGGCATCATGCTGCGCGCGCTGGAATCGGGCACCGCCGGCCTGCACGTGCCGACGGGCGACGTCTGCGAATTTCCCACCAACACCAGCGACGGCCTAACCAGCGGCGGCACCTTCGCCATCGCCGGCGCGTGCGAGCGCATGTTCCAGCACCTGTTCAAGCACTGCGCGGCCGAGCCGCTGTGCCTGATGACCGGCGGCGCGGGCTGGAAGATGCTGCCCGCGATGACCCGCCCGTTTGAGCTGATCGAGACGATGATTTTTGACGGCCTGCTGGTGGTGGCCAAAGAGCGTGGCGAGCGGGTTCGCCGGCTCTGA
- a CDS encoding ABC transporter ATP-binding protein, translating into MPESATASSPAPSTALATAGSAPLLALKGLQRLHVGPVSLALAAGECVSLMGASGAGKSVLLRAVADLDPHGGDAWLAGVACSAMPAPAWRRQVTYVPAEAGWWADSVAAHFPPVTDFAALLPRVGLSPALAQAAVARCSTGERQRLALLRALQPGNRVLLLDEPTSGLDDAARALVEQLLQSRLAAGVAVLMVTHDAAQAQRLAHRHFELVGGQLQPARHGAALSPGGAR; encoded by the coding sequence TTGCCTGAGAGCGCCACTGCCTCATCCCCGGCCCCATCTACCGCGCTGGCCACTGCCGGCAGCGCGCCGCTGCTGGCGCTCAAGGGCCTGCAGCGCCTGCACGTCGGGCCGGTGTCGCTGGCGCTGGCGGCGGGTGAATGCGTGTCGCTGATGGGCGCATCCGGCGCGGGCAAAAGCGTGCTGCTGCGCGCCGTGGCCGATCTGGACCCGCACGGCGGCGACGCCTGGCTGGCTGGCGTGGCCTGCAGCGCCATGCCCGCGCCCGCCTGGCGCCGCCAGGTCACCTACGTGCCGGCCGAAGCCGGATGGTGGGCCGACAGTGTGGCCGCGCACTTTCCGCCCGTTACCGATTTCGCGGCCCTGCTGCCCCGCGTGGGGCTGAGCCCCGCGCTGGCGCAGGCGGCGGTGGCGCGCTGCTCCACCGGCGAGCGCCAGCGCCTGGCGCTGCTGCGCGCGCTGCAGCCGGGCAACCGCGTGCTGCTGCTGGACGAGCCCACCTCGGGCCTGGACGACGCGGCCCGCGCGCTGGTCGAGCAGCTGCTGCAAAGCCGGCTGGCGGCGGGCGTGGCGGTGCTCATGGTCACGCACGACGCGGCGCAGGCGCAGCGGCTGGCGCACCGGCACTTCGAGCTGGTGGGTGGCCAGCTGCAACCAGCGCGCCACGGCGCAGCGCTGTCGCCCGGGGGCGCGCGATGA
- a CDS encoding IPTL-CTERM sorting domain-containing protein → MRQGSWIGWIGAAALGASMLVGAQTASAQTFQVQSIDALGCNSGDFRMTVVRAGLDGGSYVVRTVVQGGGLVYMNESASITTDSSDSWGLFDLFNYGSVPNPGTWPIPQNTPLQIDFTLERPVGTVLDAWTLNVSGCNTGAITYNGPTPAVAAVPATSLPGLIALSGALAGLGVMARRRRRG, encoded by the coding sequence ATGAGACAAGGAAGTTGGATCGGCTGGATAGGTGCGGCGGCCTTGGGCGCGTCGATGCTGGTGGGTGCGCAGACGGCCTCTGCGCAGACTTTTCAGGTTCAGAGCATCGATGCGCTGGGCTGCAACAGTGGCGATTTCCGCATGACGGTCGTGCGCGCGGGCCTGGACGGTGGCAGCTACGTGGTGCGCACCGTGGTGCAGGGTGGCGGGCTGGTCTATATGAACGAGAGCGCATCCATCACCACCGATAGCAGCGACAGCTGGGGTTTGTTCGACCTTTTCAACTATGGTTCCGTGCCCAATCCAGGCACTTGGCCCATTCCGCAGAACACGCCGCTGCAGATTGATTTCACCCTGGAACGCCCGGTTGGCACGGTGCTGGATGCCTGGACGCTGAATGTGTCTGGCTGCAACACCGGCGCCATCACCTACAACGGCCCCACCCCTGCCGTGGCCGCCGTACCCGCCACGTCATTGCCCGGGCTGATCGCGTTGTCGGGCGCGTTGGCCGGGCTGGGCGTGATGGCGCGCCGCCGGCGCCGGGGCTGA
- a CDS encoding ABC transporter permease, with protein sequence MSAAVVSTVDLAVAAGLLLCSAGLTLALGLGQARSLVVAGVRAVVQLLLVGMVLKLVFALQSPWLVAAVALFMLGAAAREIFARQDRRLSGWWGWGMGAATSTLATVVVAGAGLALLAHHPWWSPQAVIPVVGIVLGTVMNGVSITLNAFTRGVERERPAIEARLALGATRRQALGDLQRAALRQGLIPVINQMSAAGIITLPGMMTGQILAGMAPLEAAKYQILLLMLLAVAATLGAVGVSFWALSRVSDARDRLRLDRLAPPSR encoded by the coding sequence ATGAGCGCCGCCGTCGTCAGCACCGTGGATTTGGCCGTGGCGGCCGGCCTGCTGCTGTGCAGCGCGGGGCTCACGCTGGCGCTGGGCCTGGGGCAGGCGCGATCGCTGGTGGTGGCCGGCGTGCGGGCGGTGGTGCAGCTGCTGCTGGTCGGCATGGTGCTGAAGCTGGTGTTTGCCCTGCAGTCGCCCTGGCTGGTGGCGGCCGTGGCGTTGTTCATGCTGGGCGCGGCCGCGCGGGAGATTTTTGCGCGGCAGGACCGGCGCCTGTCCGGCTGGTGGGGCTGGGGCATGGGCGCGGCCACCAGCACGCTGGCCACCGTGGTGGTGGCGGGCGCCGGGCTGGCGCTGTTGGCGCACCACCCGTGGTGGTCGCCGCAGGCGGTGATACCGGTGGTGGGCATCGTGCTGGGCACGGTGATGAATGGCGTGAGCATCACGCTGAACGCCTTTACGCGCGGGGTGGAGCGCGAACGCCCCGCCATCGAGGCGCGCCTGGCCCTGGGCGCCACGCGGCGGCAGGCGCTGGGCGACTTGCAGCGCGCGGCCTTGCGGCAGGGGCTGATTCCGGTCATCAACCAGATGTCGGCCGCCGGCATCATCACCTTGCCCGGCATGATGACGGGCCAGATCCTGGCCGGCATGGCGCCGCTGGAGGCGGCCAAGTACCAGATCCTGCTGCTGATGCTGCTGGCCGTGGCCGCCACGCTGGGCGCCGTGGGCGTGAGCTTCTGGGCGCTGTCGCGCGTGAGCGATGCGCGCGACCGGCTGCGGCTGGACCGGCTGGCCCCGCCCAGCCGCTGA
- a CDS encoding amidase, with amino-acid sequence MPDTTHANALAAPDPITALDATALSEAIHARRLSCREVMAAYLARIHRVNPTYNALVSLRPDDALLAEADACDAELARGASRGWMHGMPQAIKDLSNAAGLPTTLGSPLMKHFVAHEDGLMAARMKGAGCIVIGKTNTPEFGLGSHTFNEVFGATGNAYDATKSAGGSSGGAGAALALRLLPVADGSDFMGSLRNPAGWANIFGMRPSQGRVPMVPAHDVWVSQLGTEGPMGRTVRDVARLLHTQAGYSPDAPLSIAAGANGAGAGTAFNPTTARIGWLGDLNGYLPMAPGILAACEQGLGRLEGLGCAVAPAALGMAPERVWQAWLVWRRVLVASRIAPFLLKASNRALIKPEALWEHDQAQGCSAAEFLSASVARTQFYQSMLALFGRYDFLALPTAQVWPFDVAERWPREVAGRTMDTYHRWMEVVIYATFAGLPCISVPVGFNADGLPMGMQLIGRPQDDAGVLALAAAYEGAIGDWLARLPLVRDSANGVAAAAPDADAGRAPPAR; translated from the coding sequence ATGCCCGACACCACCCACGCCAACGCCCTCGCCGCCCCCGACCCGATCACCGCGCTGGACGCCACGGCGCTGTCCGAAGCCATCCACGCCCGGCGCCTGAGCTGCCGCGAGGTGATGGCCGCCTACCTGGCGCGCATCCACCGCGTGAACCCCACGTACAACGCGCTCGTGTCGCTGCGCCCGGATGACGCCTTGCTGGCCGAGGCGGATGCGTGCGATGCCGAGCTGGCGCGCGGCGCCTCGCGCGGGTGGATGCACGGCATGCCGCAGGCCATCAAGGATCTCTCCAACGCGGCGGGCTTGCCGACCACGCTGGGCTCGCCGCTGATGAAGCACTTCGTGGCGCACGAAGACGGGCTGATGGCCGCGCGCATGAAGGGCGCGGGCTGCATCGTGATCGGCAAGACGAACACGCCCGAGTTTGGCCTGGGCTCGCACACCTTCAACGAGGTGTTTGGCGCCACCGGCAACGCATACGACGCCACCAAATCGGCGGGCGGCAGCAGCGGCGGCGCGGGCGCGGCGCTGGCCCTGCGGCTGCTGCCGGTGGCCGATGGGTCGGACTTCATGGGCAGCCTGCGCAACCCGGCGGGCTGGGCCAATATTTTTGGCATGCGCCCCAGCCAGGGCCGCGTGCCGATGGTGCCCGCGCACGACGTGTGGGTCAGCCAGCTGGGCACCGAAGGGCCGATGGGCCGCACCGTGCGCGACGTGGCGCGGCTGCTGCACACGCAGGCGGGCTACTCGCCGGATGCTCCGTTATCCATAGCTGCTGGCGCAAATGGGGCGGGCGCTGGCACCGCTTTCAACCCTACAACAGCGCGCATCGGCTGGCTGGGCGACTTGAACGGCTACCTGCCCATGGCGCCCGGCATTCTGGCCGCGTGCGAACAGGGGCTGGGCCGCCTTGAAGGGCTGGGCTGCGCCGTGGCGCCCGCCGCGCTGGGCATGGCGCCCGAGCGCGTCTGGCAAGCGTGGCTGGTGTGGCGGCGCGTGCTGGTGGCATCGCGCATCGCCCCGTTTTTGCTGAAGGCCAGCAACCGCGCGCTTATCAAGCCCGAGGCGCTGTGGGAGCACGACCAGGCGCAAGGCTGCAGCGCGGCGGAATTCCTCTCCGCCAGCGTGGCGCGCACGCAGTTCTACCAAAGCATGCTGGCGCTGTTCGGGCGGTACGATTTTCTGGCGCTGCCCACCGCGCAGGTGTGGCCCTTCGACGTCGCCGAGCGCTGGCCGCGCGAGGTGGCCGGCCGCACCATGGACACCTACCACCGCTGGATGGAAGTGGTGATCTATGCCACCTTCGCCGGGCTGCCCTGCATCAGCGTGCCGGTGGGCTTCAATGCCGACGGCCTGCCGATGGGCATGCAACTGATCGGCCGCCCGCAGGACGACGCGGGTGTGCTGGCGCTGGCGGCGGCGTACGAAGGGGCGATTGGCGATTGGCTGGCGCGGCTGCCGCTGGTGCGCGATTCGGCGAACGGAGTAGCAGCGGCTGCACCGGATGCGGATGCGGGCCGCGCGCCACCGGCACGCTGA
- a CDS encoding AMP nucleosidase, protein MISLPPFIAPASYHSADEALAQVRHLYDTACSHLRDALVAYIRGPAEPDGPLTRVRAFYPFVRLHVPVGRHPDTRLSYGFVTQGGTYETTLTDPHLFGKYYREQFRLLLENHGVTLEVGTSHEPIPLPFSLGEHDHFEGGMSQTQRLRLAEVFDLPNLNAMNDRIANGTYEPSPGEPAPLALFTAPRVDYSLHRLRHYTGTSPSHFQNFVLFTNYQFYIDEFIALGQQEMADPDSQYTRFVQPGNVITHRTGLPTPADEVPGVPPPRLPQMPAYHLVRADGSGISFVNIGVGPSNAKTITDHIAVLRPHAWIMVGHCAGLRNSQQLGDYVLAHGYVREDHVLDEELPMWIPIPALAEVQIALQLAVADVTALTGDELKRVLRTGTVATTDNRNWELLGGGVPQRRFSQSRAVALDMESATIAANGFRFRVPYGTLLCVSDKPMHGEIKLPGMANHFYRERVNQHLKIGIRAIERLREDGVDHLHSRKLRSFMEVAFQ, encoded by the coding sequence ATGATTTCGCTGCCGCCCTTCATCGCCCCCGCCTCGTACCACAGCGCCGACGAAGCGCTGGCGCAGGTTCGCCACCTCTACGACACCGCTTGCAGCCATTTGCGCGACGCGCTGGTGGCGTACATCCGCGGGCCCGCCGAGCCCGACGGCCCGCTGACGCGCGTGCGCGCCTTCTACCCCTTCGTGCGCCTGCACGTGCCCGTGGGCCGCCACCCGGACACGCGCCTGTCGTACGGCTTTGTCACGCAAGGCGGCACGTACGAAACCACGCTGACCGACCCGCACCTGTTCGGCAAGTACTACCGCGAGCAGTTCCGCCTGCTGCTGGAAAACCACGGCGTGACGCTGGAAGTGGGCACCAGCCACGAGCCGATTCCCCTGCCCTTCAGCCTGGGCGAGCACGACCACTTCGAAGGCGGCATGAGCCAGACGCAGCGCCTGCGCCTGGCCGAGGTGTTCGACCTGCCCAACCTGAACGCGATGAACGACCGCATCGCCAACGGCACGTACGAACCCAGCCCGGGCGAGCCCGCGCCGCTGGCGCTGTTCACCGCGCCGCGCGTGGACTATTCGCTGCACCGCCTGCGCCACTACACGGGCACGTCGCCCTCGCACTTCCAGAACTTCGTGCTGTTCACCAACTACCAGTTCTACATCGACGAATTCATCGCGCTGGGCCAGCAGGAAATGGCCGACCCGGACAGCCAGTACACCCGTTTCGTGCAGCCCGGCAACGTGATCACGCACCGCACCGGCCTGCCCACGCCGGCAGACGAAGTGCCCGGCGTGCCGCCGCCGCGCCTGCCGCAAATGCCCGCCTACCACCTGGTGCGCGCGGACGGCAGCGGCATCAGCTTCGTGAACATCGGCGTGGGGCCCAGCAACGCCAAGACCATCACCGACCACATTGCCGTGCTGCGCCCGCACGCCTGGATCATGGTGGGCCACTGCGCGGGGCTGCGCAACAGCCAGCAGCTGGGCGACTACGTGCTGGCCCACGGCTACGTGCGCGAAGACCACGTGCTGGACGAAGAGCTGCCGATGTGGATTCCCATCCCCGCGCTGGCCGAGGTGCAGATCGCGCTGCAGCTGGCGGTGGCCGACGTCACCGCGCTCACGGGCGATGAGCTCAAGCGCGTGCTGCGCACCGGCACCGTGGCCACCACCGACAACCGCAACTGGGAACTGCTGGGCGGCGGCGTGCCGCAGCGGCGCTTTTCGCAATCGCGCGCCGTGGCGCTGGACATGGAAAGCGCCACCATCGCCGCCAACGGCTTTCGCTTTCGCGTGCCCTACGGCACCTTGCTGTGCGTGAGCGACAAGCCCATGCACGGCGAGATCAAGCTGCCCGGCATGGCCAACCACTTCTACCGCGAGCGGGTGAATCAGCACCTGAAGATCGGCATCCGCGCCATCGAGCGCCTGCGCGAAGACGGTGTGGATCACCTGCACAGCCGCAAGCTGCGCAGCTTCATGGAAGTGGCGTTTCAGTAA